GAGTACGAGTACAAGACGGAGATTTCAAAGGAGATTGAAGCCAACGAGGAGAAGCTCAAGGACTTCTCAAACGAAGACATAATCCACGCTATAGAATGGCTCGCCATGGCCCGAATGGGCCGGGACGAAGAGGTTTTAAACCTCCTCAAGAAGCTCGGTGAGATACTCAAAAAGGAGGAATGAGGCGGGATGGGAAGAGGTATAAGGCTTCTCGTGCTGGACGTTCTCAAGCCTCACCAGCCAATAGTTACCGAGCTTGCCCTCGGGCTCAGCGAGCTTGAGGGTGTTGAGGGAGTCAATATAACCCTCGTTGAGATTGACAAGGAGACCGAGAACGTTAAGATA
This is a stretch of genomic DNA from Thermococcus sp. Bubb.Bath. It encodes these proteins:
- a CDS encoding DUF211 domain-containing protein, which gives rise to MGRGIRLLVLDVLKPHQPIVTELALGLSELEGVEGVNITLVEIDKETENVKITIMGDDLDYDEISRTIEEFGGVVHSIDMVAAGRRVVEEEETPQDKLEEY